The segment TCTTTCGACATGTTACAATATGATGTTGACTTATTAAAGAATTGTCTAAACTTCGAATTGATTCGTAGTTATAATATTAAGAAAAAAAGAGCAGCATGCTTAAAACATGCCACTTAATTAATTACTTGCTGATGATCAGATAATCGTTTGGTAGATCGATCGATCAAACAATCAATTAACTAACTAACTAACTAATGATCTATCAACCAATCGATTAGCTAATGTTCCATCATTTGATCCTGCTTCTTTTCATCAGCAGTGAATTCGTCACAACAGATACCGAGCTCATTGCCATGAAAGCTGCTGCCATTGCAGGAGTGACAAGTACCTGATGGAATACCGGATAGAGGACACCTGCAGCGATCGGGATACCAAGACTGTTGTACCCAAAGGCCCAGAACAGGTTCTGCTTTATCTTTCTCATGGTCAGACGGCTCAAGCGCAGGGAAGCTACCACGTCAAGCAGGTCGTTCCTGATGAGTACGATCTGTGCTGATTCAATTGCCACATCTGTACCGGCTCCCATTGCTATCCCAACTTCTGCCTGAGTAAGTGCCGGTGCATCATTTATACCGTCACCGACCATTGCAACTATCCTGCCTTCATCCTGTAGTTTCCTGACCTCAGCTGCTTTGTCTTCAGGTAACACCTCAGAAAGAACGCGATCAATACCCGCTTTAGATGCAATAGCTGATGCGGTCCTGCTGTTATCTCCTGTGATCATTACAACCTCAAGTCCCATCTCTTTGAGCCTGGAAACAGCCTCTATGGAATTGGCTTTGAGTGTATCTGCTACTGCTACGATACCAGTTGCATTGCCATCAACTGAGACCAGCATAGCTGTCTTACCCTGATGTTCAAGTTCTTCAAGCCTACCGGTAAGGGAAGATACGTCAACATTGCTGTCAGTCATGAGCTTTCGGGTACCCAACAGCACCTCTTGCTCATTGATCAGTGCTTTTACCCCATGTCCCGGGATGGAATCAAAGGATGACACATCCATAATGGGGACGTTAGTTTCCACAGCAGCGTTTACAATAGCTTCACCCAGAGGATGTTCTGATCCCTTTTCTGCAGTAGCTGCAAGGGAAAGTACTTCATCTTCAGTGTGTCCGCTAAAAGCGACAATATCAGTTAGTACAGGTTTTCCTTCTGTGAGCGTACCAGTCTTGTCAAATATGATCGTATTGATCTTCCGGCTGACCTCAAGTGCTTCACCACCCTTGATAAGTATACCATTTTCTGCTCCTTTGCCGGTACCTACCATTATGGCTACCGGAGTTGCAAGTCCTACAGCACATGGACAGGATATCACAAGAACTGTTATTCCGATCAGAAGGGAGAACAGGAACGGACTTGTGATAACAGAGTACTGTGCAACATCAAACATGTTGTATCCGATGAAGAGCCAGAACATGAATGAAAGCAAAGCAATTATTATGACTGCGACAATGAAGCGACCAGCAACAAAGTCAGCTATTCTCTGGATCGGTGCCTTGGATGTTTGTGCATCTTCTACCAGCTTGATTATCTGTGAAAGTGCAGTATCAGCACCTACTTTGGTAGCTTTGAACCTGAAAGAACCAGTACCGTTTACAGTAGCACCGATGACCTGGTCATCAATATTCTTCTCAACCGGAATGCTCTCACCGGTGATCATTGATTCGTCAATGGAAGATGAACCTTCAGTAACGATACCATCCACTGGTAGCTTCTCTCCTGGTCTGACAACAACAATATCTCCTGTGACCACATCTTCCACAGCTACTTCGGTCTCCTCTTCATTTCTGATGACCCGGGCTGCTCTTGCCTGCAATCCGATGAGCTTCCTGATGGCTTCGGATGTCCTGCCTCTTGCTTTTGCTTCAAGGTAACGTCCAAAGGTTATGAATGTGATCAGCATTGCAGCTGAATCGAAGAAAGTATGCTGGTATCCCGGTCCAAGGTCGATGAACCCGGTCACAACACTGATAGTATAAGCAGCACCGGTACCCGTTGCAATAAGAAGGTTCATATCAGCAGAACCGTGACGAAGCCCTTTGTAGGCACCAACGAAGTACTGTCTGCCTGGGAAAGCCATTACTATTGTAGTAAGAACAAAAAGTACAAATCGATCAGCAAGGATAGGGGGTACAAAATAAAGATACTGTGGGAACCCGCCACTCATTCCACCAAGCATTATTGGAATTGTCAACAGGAAAGCAATAAGCAGGTTGTTCCTCTGGTGTGTGATCTCAAGGTCCCTTGCAGCCTGTTCACGATCAGCAGGCCTACCCTCCTCCTTAACGGATGCAGTATAGCCAATATCATCTATTGCCTTAAGCATATCAGCTACGGAAACCTTTGAGGAATCATACTCAGCATGCGCACTGGACATTGGGAAATTCACACTGGCTTTGCTTACGCCATCAAGTTTCCTGAGAGCACGCTCTATATTTGATGCACAAGCGGCACATGTCATGCCTCCTACATCAAAGTTAACCTCATCTTTCAGTATGCCATAGCCTGTATCTACGATCGTTTCTTCAAGTCTGTTAGTGTTTATCAGCTTCGGATCATAGGTTACGGATGCCTTTTCAAGCGGAAGATTGACAGTTGCCGAAAGGACGCCGGGCTGTTTCTTCAACGCATCCTCTATGCGCAATGCACAGGCGGCACATGTCATACCTGTAACTTTCAATGTGGAATCAGTGGGTACTTCAGCGGTCTCTTCTGCCATCTCTTCTGTTGTGGTTTCAGTTGTAGCCTTAGTTGAAGCTTCAATTAAACTTTCTGCGAGTGTTTCTGCTGAATCTTCTGAACCGCTACCTTCGCCTGTCTCATAACCGGCATCTTCAACTGCCTTCCTGATCTCATCAAGGGTCACTTTTTCAGGATCAAAACTAACAGTAGCATTGTTCTCCTCAAGGCTTACCTCCACATCTTCCACACCTTCAAGAGAAGAAATTGCTTTTGTAACTCTGTCATGGCAATGCATACAGGTCATTCCATGAACATCAATTGTGACTTTCATATTATCACACCAAAAGAATAAATGAAATTTGTTCGTCTGACGGTTGGTCGATCGTACATTTAGTGCTACCAGGCACTAAATGTCCGACTTAATATTGATCAAATGTCGATCAAATCATTATTATTTATAATAAATTAAAGCTGTAAGGTCAGGCCTTATAGCCGGCATCATTGACTGCTTTTTTGATAGCATCAATATCTGTTGCCTGTGGATCGTAGGAAACACTGGCTTCTCCTTTTTCAAGATCGACATCAACAGAAGAAACGCCATTTAACCCGGATATTGCTTTAGTTACAGCCATCTTACAGTGTCCGCAGGACATGCCTTCTACTTTAATAGTGGTTTCAGTCATTTTTATACTCCCATAAAGAAATGGACTATTCTTTAATTAATACTTTTTCCATTATCTGTTATTGTTCCAGCAACGGTTTATTTCGGATGTGGTATAAGTGTACAAAACTCATTGATATAAACTTTAGTATATTATCACTTGCAGAGAATTTTCCTGCCAGCGCAAACTACTTAAACTGTCAGGCGGTAGGTTAACGCCGTTAACATACATAAATACTACCCATATTTATAAAAACGAAAACGCATATTTAGATATAAATATCGTTATAGAAATCTAAGTTGTTTGACATGTTATATAATAGAAATTATGATGTGGTGGGAATATGCAGGACATGAATGATATAATTGACAGGATCAATTCCCTGAAAGCAGAACACAATGCAGTTATCCTCGCCCACAATTACCAGCGCCCTGAAGTGCAGGATATTGCAGACTTCACAGGTGATTCACTTGGTCTTAGCCAGCAGGCCGTCGCTACCGATGCCGATGTGATAGTATTCTGTGGCGTAGACTTCATGGCTGAAAGCGCTGCAACACTTAGCCCGGAAAAGACTGTACTTCTTCCTGAAAAGGACGCCGGCTGCCCGATGGCCGAGATGGTCGATGTGATCTCCCTGGACGATGTAAAGCAGGAGCACCCCGATGCAGCGGTGGTCTGTTATGTGAACTCCTCTGCCGAGATCAAGGCCCAGAGCGATATCTGCTGTACATCCGCAAATGCAATTGATGTAGTGAACTCCCTTGAAGAGGATGAGATAATCTTTGTCCCTGACAAGAACCTCGGGACTTACGTTTCACATTTCACCGACAAGAAGATCATTACATGGGAAGGATTCTGCCCAACCCATCACCAGATGCGTGCAGATGATGTCATCAAGGCAAAGGAAGCACATCCTGATGCCCTGTTCCTCGCACACCCGGAATGCAGGACAGAGGTCCTTGAGCTTGCAGATGAGGTCTTAAGCACTACCGGTATACTCAACTATGCTAAAAGCTCTGATGCTAAAGAGTTCATCATCGGTACTGAGAATGGCCTGCTTCACAGGTTAAGTAAAGAGAACCCTGATAAGAAGTTCTATTACCTGTCCGAGTTTACGATCTGTCCTAACATGAAGATCACTACCCTTGAATCAGTGCTTAATGCACTTGAGAACATGGAATATGTGATCACCGTGCCTGAAGAGACAAGGCTCAAAGCAAAAGAAGCACTTGACAGGATGCTTGCGGTAAAACGCACGATGTAATTTTATATGAGAGCATAGCTTGAAAATAAAAACACATTTTATTTAATCATATTTCAGGCTTCTCATCATGTTTTCCCATATTTCTTTTAGTTTTTCTGAGAACTCATTTGACAGTTCATTATCTAAATATTCGATCACCGTTATTTCCTGAATCATTGCTTTGGTCGGAATTTTGCTAAAAGGAAGCTTTCCTACAACATTGATCCCATTTTCCCTGCAATAATCTTCAATAATGCGGGTGTTCTCTTCATTTATATCATACTGGTTTATGCAGACCACAGCTGGAACATTAAAGTGGCTGGCTACACCCAGAACCCGTTCAAGATCATGGATCCCTGATACACTGGGTTCAGTTATGACCGCAACCATATCAACACCGGTAATAGAAGCGATCACAGAGCACCCTGTGCCGGGTGGTCCATCAATGATGATCATGTCTTTGTCATATCTATCAGCAAGTTTTCTGGCATTCTCCCTGACAAACGCTACCAATTTACCACTTGCTTCTTCTCCGACACTGAGCTTTGCATGTGCCATCGGTCCGAATCTGGTTTCAGAAAGATATGCATCTCCTGCTTTTCTTTCTACCATTGTTATAGCTCCTTCAGGACAGACATGAGCACATACACC is part of the Methanococcoides methylutens genome and harbors:
- a CDS encoding heavy metal translocating P-type ATPase — translated: MKVTIDVHGMTCMHCHDRVTKAISSLEGVEDVEVSLEENNATVSFDPEKVTLDEIRKAVEDAGYETGEGSGSEDSAETLAESLIEASTKATTETTTEEMAEETAEVPTDSTLKVTGMTCAACALRIEDALKKQPGVLSATVNLPLEKASVTYDPKLINTNRLEETIVDTGYGILKDEVNFDVGGMTCAACASNIERALRKLDGVSKASVNFPMSSAHAEYDSSKVSVADMLKAIDDIGYTASVKEEGRPADREQAARDLEITHQRNNLLIAFLLTIPIMLGGMSGGFPQYLYFVPPILADRFVLFVLTTIVMAFPGRQYFVGAYKGLRHGSADMNLLIATGTGAAYTISVVTGFIDLGPGYQHTFFDSAAMLITFITFGRYLEAKARGRTSEAIRKLIGLQARAARVIRNEEETEVAVEDVVTGDIVVVRPGEKLPVDGIVTEGSSSIDESMITGESIPVEKNIDDQVIGATVNGTGSFRFKATKVGADTALSQIIKLVEDAQTSKAPIQRIADFVAGRFIVAVIIIALLSFMFWLFIGYNMFDVAQYSVITSPFLFSLLIGITVLVISCPCAVGLATPVAIMVGTGKGAENGILIKGGEALEVSRKINTIIFDKTGTLTEGKPVLTDIVAFSGHTEDEVLSLAATAEKGSEHPLGEAIVNAAVETNVPIMDVSSFDSIPGHGVKALINEQEVLLGTRKLMTDSNVDVSSLTGRLEELEHQGKTAMLVSVDGNATGIVAVADTLKANSIEAVSRLKEMGLEVVMITGDNSRTASAIASKAGIDRVLSEVLPEDKAAEVRKLQDEGRIVAMVGDGINDAPALTQAEVGIAMGAGTDVAIESAQIVLIRNDLLDVVASLRLSRLTMRKIKQNLFWAFGYNSLGIPIAAGVLYPVFHQVLVTPAMAAAFMAMSSVSVVTNSLLMKRSRIK
- a CDS encoding heavy-metal-associated domain-containing protein: MTETTIKVEGMSCGHCKMAVTKAISGLNGVSSVDVDLEKGEASVSYDPQATDIDAIKKAVNDAGYKA
- the nadA gene encoding quinolinate synthase NadA, with protein sequence MQDMNDIIDRINSLKAEHNAVILAHNYQRPEVQDIADFTGDSLGLSQQAVATDADVIVFCGVDFMAESAATLSPEKTVLLPEKDAGCPMAEMVDVISLDDVKQEHPDAAVVCYVNSSAEIKAQSDICCTSANAIDVVNSLEEDEIIFVPDKNLGTYVSHFTDKKIITWEGFCPTHHQMRADDVIKAKEAHPDALFLAHPECRTEVLELADEVLSTTGILNYAKSSDAKEFIIGTENGLLHRLSKENPDKKFYYLSEFTICPNMKITTLESVLNALENMEYVITVPEETRLKAKEALDRMLAVKRTM
- a CDS encoding 4Fe-4S binding protein translates to MKQLTVISGKGGTGKTTIAAAFASLADNAVIADCDVDAADMHLILAPKITETIDFYGLKEASIDSSLCIQCGLCRENCRFDAITDDIRIDSLECEGCGVCAHVCPEGAITMVERKAGDAYLSETRFGPMAHAKLSVGEEASGKLVAFVRENARKLADRYDKDMIIIDGPPGTGCSVIASITGVDMVAVITEPSVSGIHDLERVLGVASHFNVPAVVCINQYDINEENTRIIEDYCRENGINVVGKLPFSKIPTKAMIQEITVIEYLDNELSNEFSEKLKEIWENMMRSLKYD